In Setaria italica strain Yugu1 chromosome IX, Setaria_italica_v2.0, whole genome shotgun sequence, the genomic stretch GCGCGCGCATGACGCACTCGCCCGGGATTACCCAACTGGCTCCGTGCGTTGGGGGTGCGGTGCACGGTCAGCACGGAGGCGCGGGACCACTTCCTTATCGCCCGCTATTGCTTATTGGCGTTCGTCGGCGCACCGCGCACGGCGGTCCGACGATGGAGGGTGAGTGGGTGACTCGCGTCACGCGCCACTTCAAGCAAAGAGCGCGGCCTTCTGCCCGCCTGGGAGGCTTCGTGTACATGCGGTACCGGTGGCACTGGGTACCTGCCGTCCGACCACGCCAAGCACTTGGCGTCCGTGCtggggccgcgccgccgcgggacagGGTGCGCAACAGCTCGGTGCGTGCGTGCGGAGGGCGTGCTCCGGCAGTTCGGCCcagcggaagcggaagcggaagcggcagcggcagcggcgatgAGGTAAGGATCACGTGATCCGGATGATCCCGGCATCGTGTACAGGGATCCCGAAGGCCACCGTCGGCAGGTTCAGCCGTTCAGGGACGCCTTCGATGTAAGCTGGTCAACGCCGTGATTGAGAGGGTCGTCAGGATCGAAGCGGGGGCTGCTTCCCTTCATCCACCCCTGTTCATCGTCAAGTTACTGTTGGCTATCATCCATTTTCGTTTTAGCTCACTGCCTGCCCTTGCAAGACCAcacagggaaaaaaaactaagctttcttcttcataaaaaaaaacaaaggttatcagtattttttttttgaaattcttGGTTCCAGAGTCCAAATCACATTCTAAGACTGTTCAAATGGAGCTTACAGaaccaaggccatgtttagttcaccctcaactcccaactttggcactatgcaaaaagaagatttcccgtcacatcaaacttgcggtacatgcatggagtactaaatgtagatgaaatttaaaactaattgcacagttttgttgtactttgcgagacgaatcttttgagcctaattagtcaatgtttggacaataattcacaaatacaaacgaaacgctacagtgtgctacagtgccagcacagtaatttggcacctcccaatttggccaactaaacaaggcccaaaagGAGAAAACGGAAGAGCCATACAAAGGCTCCCACAGTGGTAGGCATCCTCGGCAAGCCGGACGCAGATCCAGTGCAATTGCTTTCAGCAACTGCAAGGTAAGGACTGCGTGCTATAGTGGCCGTCCATTTAGCTGATGGAGGATCCCGATTGAACGATACAGTAATCGATCCAGGTGAACAGTACCAACACGAACTGTGATGTACAGCATTGCTACAGTAGACAACGGGGACTCCCCTCACAACTGCCGACTGCTTAACGTGCGGTGGCTAGCCACTGCACGGGAACTCGGTCCCGGCAAGCCATGGTGTGCATACAAAAGGGGAACATTGGACAAGTAGCATATATAGTCACGATGCCACACTAGGAGAGCAAAAGAAAACCTGTCCAAAACAAGATTGACTGGCGTTTCATGATAAGTGGCACCAAGTCTAACTAAACGTTTTAGAACTAGAAGTCTAGAACTTACCCCCTACAAATGTTGCATACATCATCATGCAACTATTCGAGAGTTCGTCTTCAGATATATACAAAACAATAAGTCCAAAAGAACTGAACCCAGCACAACTTGACCAAACCCTAATCGACAGAGTTGACCCTCTTCTCAGCCGAATGTTCCTTCTTCATTGCTTCCGCTGCCTCCCTGAAAAACGTCACTGGCAGTAGTCAGGAACCATTCAAGGTGGAATCAATGTTTCGATATGTAAATTACAAGCCATCCGGCAAGAAAGAATTATGTGAAAAATCATGCAAAATGGAGGGCAATACACACCAGAACGCTTGCTCCATCTCCTCATTTGTAGGATCCAGTTTAATTCCAGCCATGAACACGTCACATGCTTGTTTGTACTCCTAAGGGAACATGAGCATATTATCCACATGCCGTGGAAAGGATAATGATAGCAAAGGAACTTGTGATTTTATCTGACCTTGAGATACATGAGGGCAGCACCTTTACGATAGTAACCTTTTGTCCACCCAGGCCGCAGTCTAATACAAGTATTAGCATCTCGGAAAGCTTCATGTGCTTCACCAAGTTTTACATGGCAGAAGCTCCTATTGGAATACAGGACAGCATCTTTAGGATCCAGGTTAATTGCCTGCATAAAAAAAGAGGTAAGAGCATGTGGTTCCGGAGCTAGACTAGACAAACATAATTGGTTGGTGTAAATCATAGTATGCTGATGCTTGGAAAGTAACTGAACCAAAGCTAGACTAGACAAACATAATTGGTTGGTGTAAATCATAGTATGCTGATGCTTGGAAAGTAACTGAACCAAAACACGGTTACAACCTGGAAGTTGGGTGCCAAGCAGAATGATTGTGACAAGACACAAAAAATGATAATCAACGATTTAATGTGAAACAAAATACTGGCAAGAACTCGGTGCACAGAAGGAAAGATACACTCAAACGATACTCGATGCTTTATTATCCATCCAATGCAGCTGCATACTGTATATCGGTTACAGGAGTTCTGGAAGTAAACAGATAAAAACTACACGTGAAACATCAGcttttggacaacaaatgcTTTAACTCTTGCAAAAGATATCAGTAAAAAAATCAGACAGAAGCATCCAGTGAACCAATGGATGGGGGTCATTGATTTGGTAACTTCAGAATTTCGTTTTAGTTCAAAATAGGCAGAGGCTTCCAATAGGAGGATATGACATGCACCTCACTATAGAACTTTAGTGCACCGGCATAGTCCTTCCCCTCAACTGCTTTTCCACCTTGTAATTTTAGCTGGGCCTTTCTATCTTTATTATCACTTGCCTTATCCGAAATCAGAAAAGGTCAGAGAAGGTCAAAATAAAATACCAATTTCCAATAGGAACATATGGCCAGGAGATACCTCTGGATAAGATTTAGATGAAGCAGCATCCTGCTTGATAGCTTTTTCATCATGTAATTTCTGATCAACCTTGCTATCTTTGTTATCACCTTGATTAACCTacagataaaaaaaaagtacatTTACCATGTATGAGAGTGTAGACTAGGATGTGAAATTTGGCGTGTACACATTCAACCTCAGCATAGAAAGCATGTTTATAAGTGCAACAATTTGAGCACATTTCACAAAATATTTCCATAGCTAAGTTCTGGCACTACATTGAAGTTTTGAACAGTTTAAAGTTTtacaagagaaagaaagaaaaaagtggTAAGCCTGAACGGCTAACAGGCATTCAATTTTTTGCTCCCAATTCACCGTTTGTGCTTCGTTGAATGAAaagttttactttttttttgtggggAACAGAAGATTCCTTCAAGTTCTTCCCCAAAAGAAACTTTGGTTATTAATAATTCTTCATTCCTGGACAGATTGAATTTCTTCACTATCTCTCATTGGCCTTGCACATAACAACAAATTCATAGAAAAAACATTTACATAAGCATGGCAACATATTAATAGAATTTACATTGTTTATTATTTAGCTTTatttgaaaggctatgttgttgttgttgttgttgttgtatttAGCTTTATTTATGTTACACAAGAACGCATGCTGTGTTGCTATCTGGCAGGTAGGATGAATCTGGAAATGAAAAGCATACATAAGAAAACCTTCAAGTTAGGCTACCTTGTCCTTCGAGTTAATTGATTTTGCATGAGCAATTATTCCTTCGATACTCCAGTTTGGTACAGCTTGAATAGGTGAAGTGAAAGGAAATAGGATCTCCACAAGCTTTCTTCTTCCAGACTCTGCAGCAATTTCAATTGGTTTGCTACCAACCTGCATATAAcaaaacaacaaaataaaataacagcAGAAACCTATTCTTGCCTAGCAAGGGATTTAATGCAAACGATATGAATTCTGCATGTAACTTTCACACAAAAAAGGGAGCAAAACTAGCCTGGAATTTATGTAGATAAGGTTCATATTATAAATCAAAAACGTCCAAAAGTTGACAAAATCAGTGTTAAAGATACCATTAATCTTGATAAACAAACAACAGTAGCATTATGATGATAAGGAGCCTTAGCAAGCTCCAAGGCAACAGCCAAGCACAATCAGGAATAAGAACTCACATCATGAGCAGGAATATTGGCATCTGCTCCAGCCTCCAACAAGCATTCAACACATTCTGTTAAGCCCTTCAAAGTTCCTATCACCAATGGAGTTTGTGGGTGTCTAGAATTCAAATCAGCACCAGCCTGTGAATAGATGATGTAATATAAAATCATGTTGACATTGTTGCCCATACAAATACtctaaagaaaaggaaattctTTCCACATGGGAGTCCCCTCGCTAAACATACAAATGACATCGACAATGAGATACAGACCTTAACAAGGAGTTTCAGGCACTTCAAGCGAGTTGATTCATCCAGTCTTTCCGGAGTGGCAAGAAGAGTTTCAGCCAGGGGCGTACAGCCCCTTGCTGAGACCTTGTTCAcctgcaattttttttcttgaaaagtcACTTCCTATGTAAGAACACCATAATCTGATGTTACTAAAGTCAGGAGCACTATGTTTGGTGTTTACTTGAATTAAAGCACAATCTAGACAAATATTTTTATGAATTCCTAAACCTAAAATTATACCAGATTATTAACCAATTACCACATGATGCCATTGTCCTATAGACATTATATAGTGGTAGTGGAATCTTAGGCACTTCGTCCCAAAATGCATTTATAGTGTTGTCCTAAATCAAACCATCTTCATTTTGACTAAGCATTATGAGATACATTTTCATAGTATACTTCTTTGATGTGATAGATGTTGATACTCTTTTGTATATAAACTTAGTCAAGATTAATATGCTTACATTTTAGGATAGGGAGTAGAAAGTAAAGGTTTAATGTAGTACTCCCTCatcgttttagttttgtcctaagtcaactCTCTCTAACTGacaaaatttatagaaaaaaatattatattgaCATCTACAATACTTAATAGGTACAATAAAAAGATACATGGCATGGTGGATTTGATGAAAACTAATTTAATGTTGTACATGTTAGTTCATTTTTTTATAAACCTGGTCGAAGTTAAAGAAGCCTGACTTGTGGCGAAACTAAGAccacctacattttgaaatCACAAGCAGA encodes the following:
- the LOC101760270 gene encoding tankyrase-1 isoform X1; its protein translation is MPSGRRRRGGGGGRGSFAGRGGGVQGGSGRGGGGGGGAGRGEYDQQRLSAEAISDIASGLGMECTINYGPDLQMSPQIKFLMACDSGNIRRIKALVESLDKDDRESLASARMEGLGALHAAAMKGKVEVCRYLVEVLKFDINSVSSPELGMTPLISAVSEGQVAAVRYLLDKGADPNKQDHEGYAPLHDAAKGGFDEIGRLLLTGGAIVDISSSEGTPLHAAAAFGKIGIMQILLEHHADVNKVSARGCTPLAETLLATPERLDESTRLKCLKLLVKAGADLNSRHPQTPLVIGTLKGLTECVECLLEAGADANIPAHDVGSKPIEIAAESGRRKLVEILFPFTSPIQAVPNWSIEGIIAHAKSINSKDKVNQGDNKDSKVDQKLHDEKAIKQDAASSKSYPEASDNKDRKAQLKLQGGKAVEGKDYAGALKFYSEAINLDPKDAVLYSNRSFCHVKLGEAHEAFRDANTCIRLRPGWTKGYYRKGAALMYLKEYKQACDVFMAGIKLDPTNEEMEQAFWEAAEAMKKEHSAEKRVNSVD
- the LOC101760270 gene encoding tankyrase-1 isoform X2 gives rise to the protein MPSGRRRRGGGGGRGSFAGRGGGVQGGSGRGGGGGGGAGRGEYDQQRLSAEAISDIASGLGMECTINYGPDLQMSPQIKFLMACDSGNIRRIKALVESLDKDDRESLASARMEGLGALHAAAMKGKVEVCRYLVEVLKFDINSVSSPELGMTPLISAVSEGQVAAVRYLLDKGADPNKQDHEGYAPLHDAAKGGFDEIGRLLLTGGAIVDISSSEGTPLHAAAAFGKIGIMQILLEHHADVNKVSARGCTPLAETLLATPERLDESTRLKCLKLLVKAGADLNSRHPQTPLVIGTLKGLTECVECLLEAGADANIPAHDVGSKPIEIAAESGRRKLVEILFPFTSPIQAVPNWSIEGIIAHAKSINSKDKVNQGDNKDSKVDQKLHDEKAIKQDAASSKSYPEAINLDPKDAVLYSNRSFCHVKLGEAHEAFRDANTCIRLRPGWTKGYYRKGAALMYLKEYKQACDVFMAGIKLDPTNEEMEQAFWEAAEAMKKEHSAEKRVNSVD